A stretch of DNA from Herpetosiphon gulosus:
CCAAACGACCATATTGCAAGCGTTCTTCGAGTTCTTCAAACGAGCTTGGCAACGCCTCATCGGTGTTCAAAACCGCTCGTAAGTAGACTTCGGACATGTCGGAATAAAATGAAGCCGCGCCCTCGGTTGCGTAGGCCGGAATGGCCATAATCCGCGATAACAACGCCCCACTATCCCCTTCCCAGCCGTTATAGGCTTCTTGCGGGAATAAACGGCATCGCCTATCATAAAACGCCATCAAATCGTAGAATTGCTGCATCATTTTGGTGTCGTTTTTGGGGTTGACGAAAAAGATGTCCCAGTTCGTGGAAGCCGCTATGGAAGCGGCGACGCGCAACATCGACTCCGATTTACCCGCGCCATTCTCCCCAATAAACAGCATATGCAAACTGGCCGCGCCGATGTTGGTTGTGAGATACATCAGGCGTTTATGCTCATTGGCAAAGAATAATGGATCACCCTGAATCTTGGCCCCTAAGACCGTCGCGCTATCAATGTCCTTGGTGATAGGGCGATGGGTCAAACTGGCCGCGCTGGCTTTCATGGCGCGGCGCTTGGCGGATTCCAGCTGAAGCGTGCGTTTTTCCTGCGCTTGGGCATCTTTGTCGGCTTGTTGCTCGGCAAGCGACTTGGGCCGCACACTCTCCCATACCATCGTCAGCGCAGGCGCGAGTGGGATGGTGTAGAGCCACAGCAAGGGAATGGCTCCGGCTCCCGCACTCACCACGCCCATGATGCCGTCGCGGCGTTTTTCCCGTTCCATCGCCGTGCGGCTTGCTTTGAGGTGATCTTGTAACGGCGACCAGATGACCAAGGCCATGAAGCCTGCGCCTGTAAGGGCGGCCATCGCGACCATCGGCTGGTGGGTTTTCATGTAGCGCCTGCCCCACAATGCGCCAATCGCTGCGGGCAAGGCCACGATCACCACGACCAGGCCCATGAAAAAGCCCATCATTGCCCCGCCGC
This window harbors:
- a CDS encoding TraM recognition domain-containing protein; the protein is MSQPPAAQPASSGDGGGAMMGFFMGLVVVIVALPAAIGALWGRRYMKTHQPMVAMAALTGAGFMALVIWSPLQDHLKASRTAMEREKRRDGIMGVVSAGAGAIPLLWLYTIPLAPALTMVWESVRPKSLAEQQADKDAQAQEKRTLQLESAKRRAMKASAASLTHRPITKDIDSATVLGAKIQGDPLFFANEHKRLMYLTTNIGAASLHMLFIGENGAGKSESMLRVAASIAASTNWDIFFVNPKNDTKMMQQFYDLMAFYDRRCRLFPQEAYNGWEGDSGALLSRIMAIPAYATEGAASFYSDMSEVYLRAVLNTDEALPSSFEELEERLQYGRLADQYKDNAQGFARVASISAADAKSVFMRFATMTPKLTQIRRDGWRLSEARAAYFGLPVLANERDSQSIAKFLLEDIKYYLSTRKPTDRRAVLIIDEFSSLGTESVIRLAEMARSLGGIVMLGTQTLAGLGDADQQARIVGNMTVVLHRMSAPEELTKLAGVQKVMTTIHQFQGKQILKRGTYRMEEEARIDPQDVRTLPTGCAWVIARGAAAKVQIAMMPAVPHVPIVIQRPRRAPTPAQAFAPVQQDSASFGATFTPMAEPHAPQPLIDHQDDAPAVQEEEAHAHDADERFSFGAGRVDPA